A part of Thiomicrorhabdus sediminis genomic DNA contains:
- the ccoN gene encoding cytochrome-c oxidase, cbb3-type subunit I codes for MDTTAKPQYDNGVVKYLTVGAIVFLVLGTFFGTYAAAELAWPVLNFDIAEITFARLRVIHTNTVIFAFGGMTLMATAFYTVQRTNGVRLWSNNMAWWTAILFTIGLLATVVSIGLGITTGKEYHEQEWPLAIAIAVVWTMYTFNFIMTIASRNKETHPSVYVSNWFFMGMMVMITYLYVVNGLAIPVSLFRSYSLFSGVQDAMIQWWWGHNAVGFFLTAGFLAIMYYFVPKQAQRPIYSYRLSVIHFWGLMFGYVWLGAHHLQYTALPDWTGSLGAVISLAMIIPSWGGALNGMLTLSGAWDRLRTDYILRFLIIALAFYAMSTFEGPVMAAKTVNALSHYTDWTVGHVHSGALGWVAMVSIGALYHMVMKLWNTEMYSMKLINIHFWLATIGAVFYIVAMWVSGIMQGLMWRAYDEYGTLAYTFAESVAAMHPYYVMRTFGGLLFFTGAAVMLYNVVMTIRTANAKAAQTATA; via the coding sequence ATGGATACTACAGCAAAACCACAATATGATAATGGCGTGGTTAAGTATTTAACGGTAGGTGCGATTGTTTTCCTTGTGTTGGGTACTTTTTTCGGTACTTACGCAGCGGCAGAACTAGCGTGGCCAGTGTTAAACTTTGATATTGCGGAAATCACTTTTGCTCGACTACGTGTTATTCATACGAATACTGTAATCTTCGCATTTGGTGGTATGACATTAATGGCAACCGCTTTCTATACTGTTCAGAGAACGAACGGTGTCAGATTGTGGAGCAACAATATGGCTTGGTGGACAGCGATTTTGTTCACGATTGGTCTTCTAGCTACAGTGGTTTCTATCGGTTTAGGTATCACGACTGGTAAAGAATACCATGAGCAGGAATGGCCGCTAGCAATTGCGATCGCTGTTGTTTGGACAATGTATACGTTCAACTTCATTATGACTATTGCATCACGTAATAAAGAAACACATCCAAGCGTTTACGTTTCGAACTGGTTCTTTATGGGGATGATGGTCATGATTACATATCTATATGTAGTTAATGGTCTAGCAATTCCAGTATCTCTATTCCGTTCATACTCGCTATTCTCTGGTGTGCAAGATGCAATGATCCAGTGGTGGTGGGGGCATAATGCTGTAGGTTTCTTCCTAACAGCCGGTTTCCTTGCGATTATGTACTACTTTGTGCCTAAGCAGGCACAGCGTCCAATTTATTCTTACCGTCTATCTGTAATCCACTTCTGGGGTCTGATGTTCGGTTATGTATGGCTAGGTGCTCACCACCTTCAGTACACAGCTCTTCCAGACTGGACGGGTTCTTTGGGTGCGGTAATCTCACTAGCTATGATCATTCCTTCGTGGGGTGGTGCGCTTAACGGTATGTTGACCCTTTCGGGTGCTTGGGACCGTCTACGTACAGACTATATCCTGCGTTTCTTGATTATCGCTTTGGCTTTCTACGCCATGTCGACTTTCGAAGGTCCGGTTATGGCGGCGAAAACTGTAAACGCGCTTTCACACTATACTGACTGGACCGTCGGTCACGTTCACTCAGGTGCTCTTGGTTGGGTTGCGATGGTTTCTATCGGTGCGCTTTACCATATGGTAATGAAACTGTGGAACACAGAGATGTATTCAATGAAGTTGATCAATATTCACTTCTGGTTGGCGACGATCGGTGCGGTGTTCTATATTGTTGCGATGTGGGTGTCTGGGATTATGCAGGGTCTGATGTGGCGTGCTTATGATGAGTACGGTACTCTTGCGTATACTTTCGCGGAGTCTGTAGCAGCGATGCATCCTTATTATGTAATGCGTACATTCGGTGGTCTATTGTTCTTCACCGGTGCTGCGGTCATGCTATATAACGTGGTAATGACAATTCGTACAGCTAACGCTAAGGCTGCGCAAACAGCAACTGCATAA
- the hisB gene encoding imidazoleglycerol-phosphate dehydratase HisB — protein MRTATVKRDTLETQIEISVNLDGQGEAKLDTGVPFFEHMLDQIARHGMIDLDIKANGDLHIDDHHTVEDVGITLGQAIAKAVGDKKGITRYGHAYVPLDEALSRVVIDLSGRPGLEFHCDFTREQIGSFETQLVLEFFQGFVNHANASLHIDNIRGYNAHHQAETIFKAFGRALRMALSADERMAGKTPSTKGSL, from the coding sequence ATGCGCACTGCGACAGTCAAACGCGATACTTTAGAGACTCAAATCGAAATCAGCGTCAATCTTGATGGCCAAGGTGAAGCTAAATTGGATACAGGTGTACCGTTTTTTGAACATATGCTCGATCAAATCGCCCGTCACGGCATGATTGATCTGGATATCAAAGCCAACGGCGACCTGCATATTGACGATCACCACACAGTCGAAGATGTGGGTATCACTCTTGGTCAAGCGATTGCCAAAGCGGTTGGCGATAAGAAAGGCATTACCCGCTACGGCCATGCCTATGTGCCATTGGACGAAGCCCTCTCTCGCGTCGTCATCGACCTGTCAGGACGTCCTGGCCTGGAATTCCATTGCGACTTCACCCGTGAACAGATCGGCAGCTTCGAAACTCAATTGGTGTTGGAATTTTTCCAAGGCTTTGTCAACCACGCCAACGCGAGCTTGCATATTGACAATATTCGCGGCTACAACGCACACCATCAGGCTGAAACCATCTTTAAAGCTTTTGGCCGCGCATTGCGAATGGCTTTATCCGCTGATGAGCGCATGGCTGGTAAGACACCATCTACCAAAGGAAGCCTGTAA
- a CDS encoding cbb3-type cytochrome c oxidase subunit 3, which yields MSNLERYFSTDWAAMTAQDWAGLIVTIIVFLGIVITFSLALRPSKRKEMEEQKYKILDDED from the coding sequence GTGAGTAATCTAGAACGTTATTTTAGTACTGATTGGGCAGCAATGACTGCCCAAGACTGGGCTGGGTTGATCGTCACGATTATTGTATTCCTCGGCATCGTCATTACGTTTTCCTTGGCATTGCGTCCAAGCAAACGTAAAGAGATGGAAGAGCAGAAATATAAGATTCTTGACGACGAAGACTAG
- the ccoP gene encoding cytochrome-c oxidase, cbb3-type subunit III has protein sequence MAHHNPWPDEGNTGHIWDEDIRELDNPPPLWWMLSFYAGFIMIVFYALYYPTIPLTDELGGSTKGVAGWTQINEYNDDFKVLNDWRDAKFADKEEKLASMSVAEIIKDEELKSYAVATSKVLFGDYCAACHGAGGAGNPNFPVLADDDWLWGGNINQIKASISNGRIGNMPARGMMGNLTDEEIDQVTDYVIALSEGKGGDASVAAGKAVYAKGMCLACHGPAGKPLAPAGAANLTDQVWRFSSDRAEIRNVIANGVNVKKNGQYVEGTRQAVMPAFKERLPDAEVNIKRLAVYVHALGGGQ, from the coding sequence ATGGCACATCATAATCCATGGCCAGATGAAGGAAATACTGGTCATATTTGGGATGAAGATATTCGTGAGTTAGATAACCCGCCACCACTGTGGTGGATGCTGTCTTTCTATGCGGGGTTCATCATGATCGTTTTCTACGCGTTGTATTACCCAACCATTCCGTTAACGGATGAGTTAGGCGGAAGCACCAAAGGTGTTGCCGGTTGGACACAGATCAACGAATATAATGACGACTTTAAAGTGTTGAATGATTGGCGTGATGCCAAGTTTGCTGATAAAGAAGAAAAGCTTGCTTCAATGTCAGTAGCGGAAATCATTAAAGATGAAGAGCTAAAGTCTTATGCGGTAGCAACTTCAAAAGTACTGTTCGGTGACTACTGTGCCGCTTGTCACGGTGCCGGTGGTGCAGGTAACCCTAACTTCCCAGTATTGGCTGATGATGATTGGCTATGGGGTGGTAATATCAACCAGATCAAAGCGTCTATCTCAAATGGTCGTATTGGTAATATGCCAGCTCGCGGTATGATGGGTAACCTAACCGATGAAGAAATCGATCAGGTAACCGATTATGTTATCGCCTTATCTGAAGGTAAAGGTGGCGACGCTTCTGTTGCTGCTGGTAAAGCGGTTTATGCAAAAGGTATGTGTCTGGCTTGTCACGGTCCTGCCGGTAAGCCATTGGCTCCTGCTGGTGCGGCTAACTTGACTGACCAGGTATGGCGTTTTTCATCTGATCGCGCTGAGATTCGCAACGTTATCGCCAACGGTGTAAACGTTAAGAAAAACGGTCAGTATGTTGAAGGCACTCGTCAAGCTGTAATGCCTGCGTTTAAAGAACGTCTGCCTGATGCAGAGGTAAACATCAAGCGTCTAGCTGTCTATGTTCACGCTTTAGGTGGTGGTCAATAA
- the ccoG gene encoding cytochrome c oxidase accessory protein CcoG, giving the protein MSENQSEHHQHGPNTSVFEDKDMDNKTLQSIGVELLPIHTEGTVHAKRIGGKFRNLKWIAASFWLIFFTFSYLRWDGHQAFLFDMENRQFHILNLTILPQDIWVLAMILLFFALLLAASTAIAGRMWCGYFCFHTVWTDVFTWLEEKFEGQPNKRMQLDKTGWSFTKLRTKLPKWGAWLLIAFLTGFSFVAYFVDVYDLWGRLFRFELGTYESTIIITLTVTTFFFAGILREQTCIGFCPYARIQGAMIDTQTVVPTYDVERGEPRGRIKRAKPGEPVEELGDCIDCNLCVAVCPTGVDIRRGQQFGCITCGLCIDACDSVMDKIKKPRGLIRYASLAEFAHKSMPAIYKRPRVIVYSSIMLFAAAMIIYGLTTMSPIDVKALHERSPLFVKMSDGSIQNKWTIKVVNKSNEPMRAVLHVGGVDGLEYRIDRADEVIEVQAGNVASTTLFVKIKQKLLQSSSTPLTVYVQDLDNPQVKTTYDTTFFSPEPR; this is encoded by the coding sequence ATGTCTGAGAATCAGTCTGAGCATCATCAACATGGCCCGAATACCTCTGTATTCGAGGATAAGGATATGGATAACAAAACCCTGCAAAGCATTGGGGTGGAGCTGTTACCTATTCATACCGAAGGAACCGTGCATGCCAAGCGCATTGGCGGTAAATTCCGTAACCTGAAATGGATTGCCGCCTCATTCTGGTTAATATTCTTTACCTTTTCGTATCTGCGCTGGGATGGTCATCAAGCCTTTTTGTTCGATATGGAAAACAGACAGTTTCATATTCTGAATCTGACAATCCTGCCACAGGATATCTGGGTGTTGGCAATGATATTGCTGTTTTTTGCATTGCTGCTTGCTGCCAGTACTGCAATTGCCGGGCGTATGTGGTGTGGTTATTTTTGTTTTCATACCGTATGGACGGATGTGTTTACCTGGCTAGAAGAGAAATTCGAAGGTCAGCCAAACAAACGCATGCAATTGGATAAGACAGGGTGGTCTTTCACTAAGTTGAGAACCAAGTTACCTAAATGGGGGGCCTGGCTGCTTATCGCCTTTCTAACAGGCTTTAGTTTTGTCGCCTATTTTGTCGATGTCTATGACCTCTGGGGTCGCCTGTTTCGTTTTGAACTGGGTACTTATGAATCGACAATTATTATTACCTTGACGGTAACGACTTTTTTCTTTGCCGGAATATTGCGTGAACAGACTTGTATCGGTTTTTGCCCCTATGCGCGTATACAGGGCGCGATGATCGATACCCAAACCGTTGTGCCGACATACGATGTTGAACGTGGTGAGCCGCGAGGCCGTATCAAACGAGCCAAACCGGGAGAGCCAGTCGAAGAACTCGGCGATTGTATCGACTGTAATTTATGTGTTGCGGTATGTCCGACCGGGGTCGATATTCGACGCGGTCAACAGTTTGGTTGTATCACTTGCGGTTTATGTATCGATGCCTGTGATTCGGTTATGGATAAGATCAAAAAACCACGCGGTTTAATCCGTTATGCATCCTTGGCCGAGTTTGCTCATAAATCAATGCCTGCAATATATAAGCGTCCACGGGTGATTGTGTACAGTTCGATTATGCTGTTTGCCGCAGCGATGATTATCTACGGTTTAACCACCATGTCGCCGATTGATGTCAAAGCGTTACACGAGCGCTCCCCTTTATTCGTCAAGATGAGTGACGGCAGTATCCAAAATAAATGGACTATCAAGGTGGTCAATAAATCGAATGAACCTATGCGTGCCGTATTGCATGTCGGCGGGGTTGATGGATTGGAATATCGTATAGATCGAGCCGATGAAGTGATTGAAGTACAAGCCGGTAATGTCGCCTCAACCACCTTGTTCGTTAAAATCAAACAGAAACTGTTGCAGTCCAGCAGTACACCTTTAACTGTTTATGTACAGGATTTGGATAACCCACAGGTTAAGACTACGTACGATACAACGTTCTTTAGTCCGGAACCGCGTTAA
- the hisA gene encoding 1-(5-phosphoribosyl)-5-[(5-phosphoribosylamino)methylideneamino]imidazole-4-carboxamide isomerase, translating to MLLIPAIDLKDGECVRLRQGVMEDATVFSGDIVAMAERWVSQDARRLHMVDLNGAFDGKPVNAEAVYQVRAAYPDLPIQIGGGIRDLETIEAYLKAGVSYCIIGTKAVHNPEFVAEACKAFPGHIMVGLDAKDGMVAINGWAEVTDYEVKSLAKQFENDGVEAIIYTDIGRDGMMQGVNIEATQALAQAVNIPIIASGGITNLDDIRRLATIEADGVSGAITGRAIYEGTLNFQEGQALSDELAPK from the coding sequence ATGCTATTAATTCCTGCAATCGATTTAAAAGACGGCGAATGCGTTCGCCTTCGTCAAGGCGTTATGGAAGACGCTACCGTATTTTCCGGTGACATTGTCGCCATGGCCGAACGTTGGGTAAGCCAGGATGCACGTCGTCTACACATGGTTGACCTAAACGGTGCCTTTGACGGCAAACCGGTTAATGCCGAAGCGGTATATCAGGTTCGTGCCGCCTACCCTGACCTACCGATTCAAATCGGTGGTGGTATTCGCGACTTGGAAACTATCGAAGCCTACCTGAAGGCCGGTGTCAGCTACTGCATCATCGGCACCAAAGCGGTACACAACCCTGAATTCGTTGCCGAAGCCTGTAAAGCCTTCCCGGGACATATTATGGTTGGCCTTGATGCCAAGGACGGCATGGTGGCAATCAATGGTTGGGCCGAAGTCACCGACTACGAAGTGAAATCTCTGGCCAAACAGTTTGAAAACGACGGTGTTGAGGCAATTATCTATACCGATATCGGTCGTGACGGCATGATGCAGGGCGTCAATATCGAAGCCACACAAGCATTGGCACAAGCGGTCAATATCCCGATTATCGCCTCCGGCGGCATCACCAATCTTGACGATATCCGTCGTCTAGCGACGATTGAGGCCGATGGTGTCAGCGGCGCCATTACCGGCCGCGCTATCTATGAAGGCACTTTAAATTTCCAAGAAGGCCAGGCACTTTCCGATGAACTGGCGCCGAAATAA
- the hisH gene encoding imidazole glycerol phosphate synthase subunit HisH produces the protein MDQKLVAVVDYGMGNLRSVSKAAEHVAPANTKILVTSNPQDIVDADAVIFPGQGAAKACMGALMDSGMIHPVQQATKEKPFLGICMGLQVLMSHSNENQGIDCLDVIKGNVKHFEFGADSSLKTPHMGWNQIHQTREHALWHQIPQDSRFYFVHSYYVEPENRDFIGGETTHGITFPSVLNHNNIFAIQAHPEKSADHGLQLFKNFLDWNGQ, from the coding sequence ATGGATCAAAAACTGGTTGCCGTAGTAGATTACGGCATGGGCAACCTACGCTCCGTTTCCAAAGCCGCCGAGCATGTCGCACCCGCCAATACAAAAATTCTGGTTACCAGTAATCCACAAGATATTGTCGATGCTGATGCGGTAATTTTTCCCGGCCAAGGTGCCGCCAAAGCGTGCATGGGCGCCTTAATGGACAGCGGCATGATCCACCCGGTACAGCAAGCGACGAAAGAGAAACCGTTTCTGGGAATCTGCATGGGTCTACAAGTATTAATGAGTCACAGCAACGAGAACCAAGGCATTGATTGCCTTGATGTCATCAAAGGCAATGTCAAACACTTTGAGTTCGGCGCAGACTCGTCACTGAAGACTCCCCATATGGGATGGAACCAGATCCATCAAACCCGTGAACACGCGCTGTGGCATCAAATTCCGCAGGACAGTCGTTTTTATTTTGTTCACAGCTATTACGTAGAACCGGAAAACCGTGATTTTATCGGCGGAGAGACCACTCATGGCATCACTTTCCCATCGGTTCTCAATCACAACAATATTTTTGCGATTCAAGCCCACCCTGAAAAAAGCGCCGATCACGGTTTACAGCTATTCAAAAACTTCCTTGACTGGAACGGGCAATAA
- the ccoO gene encoding cytochrome-c oxidase, cbb3-type subunit II, with the protein MSDNQAPKNLQEKLEQNIFGLFLATALTVSIAGIVEIVPLFYLKSAVDYTEETDKYGNVKNEKFPELVWERTFTEDENGNLVSDKKLYKQDKNGNWVLGDWKAGDGVRPYTPLELAGRDLYLREGCYICHSQMIRPFRDERERYGHYSLATESMYDHPMQWGSKRTGPDLARLGGKYSDEWHVLHLLRPQDLVPESVMPAYPWLAETPVSEDFFGTKRDMKARLTAMRQLGVPYTDEEIANADAAIEGKTEMDAMVAYLQVLGTMVKLDDSKVYRQ; encoded by the coding sequence ATGTCAGATAATCAAGCACCAAAAAATTTGCAGGAAAAGCTAGAGCAAAATATCTTTGGCTTATTCCTAGCAACCGCATTGACAGTGTCAATTGCTGGTATTGTTGAAATCGTACCGTTGTTCTATCTCAAGTCTGCTGTGGATTACACAGAAGAAACAGATAAATACGGTAACGTTAAAAATGAAAAGTTCCCGGAGCTGGTTTGGGAACGTACTTTCACAGAAGATGAAAACGGCAATTTAGTTTCTGACAAGAAGCTATACAAGCAGGACAAAAACGGTAACTGGGTTCTAGGTGACTGGAAAGCCGGTGACGGAGTTCGTCCATACACTCCTCTGGAGTTGGCCGGTCGTGATCTGTATCTACGTGAAGGTTGTTATATTTGTCACTCTCAAATGATTCGTCCGTTCCGTGATGAGCGTGAGCGTTATGGTCACTATTCTCTTGCGACAGAATCTATGTATGACCACCCAATGCAATGGGGGTCGAAGCGTACCGGTCCTGACCTAGCTCGTCTAGGCGGTAAATACTCTGATGAATGGCACGTGCTTCACTTGTTACGTCCACAGGATTTAGTGCCTGAGTCAGTAATGCCTGCTTACCCTTGGTTGGCAGAAACTCCAGTGTCTGAAGATTTCTTCGGTACCAAGCGTGATATGAAAGCGCGTTTGACTGCTATGCGTCAGTTAGGTGTTCCATACACTGATGAAGAAATCGCCAACGCTGATGCCGCCATTGAAGGTAAAACCGAAATGGATGCGATGGTTGCATACCTGCAGGTACTAGGAACGATGGTTAAGCTGGATGACAGCAAAGTCTATCGTCAATAA